One genomic segment of Hydrocarboniclastica marina includes these proteins:
- a CDS encoding methylthioribulose 1-phosphate dehydratase, with protein MIDVTNYAQAAQALVDAGRFLYGRGWSPATSSNYSARIDAEHIAITVSGRHKGQLKAGDVMVVDLDGRPVQSATRASAETALHTVLYGLFTDIGAVIHTHSLAATVLSRALQDRTEIVLQDYELQKAFPGHETHESQVRLPIFENSQDIASLAEETRQFFAENMEYPGYLIRGHGLYTWGASVEDCLRHTEALEFLLACELEMMRLAR; from the coding sequence GTGATTGATGTGACAAATTATGCACAAGCCGCGCAGGCCCTGGTCGATGCGGGCCGCTTCCTTTACGGGCGGGGCTGGTCGCCTGCGACCAGTTCAAACTATTCCGCGCGGATCGATGCAGAGCATATAGCCATTACGGTCTCCGGGCGCCATAAGGGCCAACTGAAAGCCGGCGATGTCATGGTGGTTGATCTGGACGGCAGGCCGGTGCAAAGCGCGACGCGGGCATCAGCCGAAACGGCTTTGCATACGGTGCTCTATGGGTTGTTTACCGACATAGGTGCGGTAATTCATACCCACTCTCTGGCGGCGACCGTATTGAGCCGCGCCCTGCAGGACCGGACCGAGATTGTTTTGCAGGACTACGAGCTGCAAAAAGCTTTCCCCGGCCATGAGACCCACGAGTCACAGGTTCGTTTGCCCATATTCGAAAACAGCCAGGATATCGCAAGCCTTGCCGAGGAAACCCGGCAGTTTTTTGCGGAAAACATGGAGTATCCCGGTTACCTTATCCGCGGACATGGGCTTTATACGTGGGGGGCGTCCGTAGAGGATTGTCTGCGACACACCGAAGCGTTGGAGTTTCTTCTGGCGTGTGAGCTGGAAATGATGAGGTTAGCTCGATGA
- a CDS encoding 1,2-dihydroxy-3-keto-5-methylthiopentene dioxygenase, which produces MTTLSIFAADAPGVPRYVTEDVGEIQSELDARGVRFEQWATRPMPDDAAPEDILEAYAEEVQKLKAESGFQAADVISLSPGNPQKEALRQKFLDEHRHSEDEVRFFVRGQGLFYLHIGEEILAVLCQKNDLISVPDGTPHWFDMGPEPSFTCIRLFTNTEGWVANFTGNDIASRTPRYEKLAGA; this is translated from the coding sequence ATGACTACACTGAGTATTTTTGCAGCGGATGCCCCCGGGGTACCGCGCTACGTCACCGAGGACGTGGGCGAGATCCAATCGGAGCTCGACGCCCGTGGCGTTCGCTTTGAGCAGTGGGCGACCAGGCCCATGCCGGACGACGCCGCTCCAGAGGACATTCTTGAGGCATACGCGGAGGAGGTCCAGAAGCTCAAGGCTGAGAGCGGTTTTCAGGCAGCGGATGTGATCAGCCTGTCGCCAGGTAACCCCCAGAAGGAGGCACTCCGACAGAAGTTTCTGGACGAACATCGCCACAGCGAAGATGAAGTCCGCTTCTTTGTGCGTGGCCAGGGTCTTTTCTACCTGCACATCGGCGAAGAAATTCTGGCGGTGCTCTGCCAGAAGAACGACCTGATCAGCGTACCCGACGGCACTCCCCACTGGTTCGATATGGGGCCGGAACCTTCCTTTACCTGCATCCGGTTATTTACCAACACCGAGGGGTGGGTGGCCAATTTTACCGGTAACGACATTGCCAGTCGTACTCCGCGTTACGAAAAGCTGGCGGGCGCATAA